The Paenibacillus sp. FSL R7-0204 genome includes a region encoding these proteins:
- a CDS encoding Na+/H+ antiporter subunit E, whose amino-acid sequence MALQFLFNLLIAFLWMAINNNGSGSSFLVGYLLGIGLLLLFRKSRSQPRTFYLIRIWAVLKLLLIFARELTVSNFVVIGHIIRPKLAIRPGIFAYETALATPWEVTLLSCLICLTPGTLTLDVSKDGKTLYIHAIDIKDAQLLVTQIRGTFERAIREVTR is encoded by the coding sequence ATGGCCTTACAATTCCTGTTTAATCTGTTGATTGCCTTTCTGTGGATGGCGATCAATAACAATGGCTCTGGCTCAAGCTTCTTAGTAGGTTATCTGCTGGGCATCGGACTTTTACTGTTATTTAGGAAATCCAGGTCCCAGCCCCGGACCTTCTATCTCATACGTATATGGGCTGTACTGAAGCTTCTGCTGATCTTTGCCCGTGAACTTACGGTCTCGAATTTCGTGGTCATTGGCCATATCATCCGTCCAAAACTGGCTATACGTCCCGGTATCTTTGCTTATGAGACTGCCTTGGCCACGCCCTGGGAGGTCACACTGCTCTCGTGCCTGATTTGTCTGACACCGGGAACCCTGACTCTTGATGTGTCGAAGGATGGCAAGACGCTGTACATTCATGCTATTGATATTAAAGATGCACAGCTGCTGGTCACGCAGATTAGAGGCACCTTCGAACGAGCGATCAGGGAGGTGACCCGTTAA
- a CDS encoding Na+/H+ antiporter subunit D yields MSNLLVLPILIPLATAVILIFLKEKIRLQRVISALSGLLNILIAVLLVTRVHSEGILTLQMGGWAPPYGIVFVGDMFAVLLVTMASIVSFAILCYSFSSIGEQRERFYYYTFFQFLLVGVYGSFLTGDIFNLFVFFEVMLISSYALISLGGTKLQLRETSKYLLINIVSSTLFVAAVAYLYAAVGTLNMAHLSQRIAEAGQGGVLNVIAVLFLIVFSLKAGLFLFFWLPGSYSAPPAAVRALFGALLTKVGLYAIIRTFTLLFVNDPGFTHDWIAWMAAATMILGSLGAVAYRDIPRILNYNVIISVGFVAFGLAAGTADSMNGAVFYLLHDMLAKGLMFILGGMIISAAGTDRLGSMGGMIRKYPLLGWMFFILALALVGIPPLSGFAGKIMILRGALSEGMLTLSLIGLGSSFLVLFSLMKVFRLAFWGNEPKEEQPKVSLKVASAVAAGLLLLVIAMGIGAEYVYTYVSQAGEVLASPALYIEAIMKE; encoded by the coding sequence ATGAGTAATCTATTGGTGCTCCCGATTCTCATTCCGCTGGCTACGGCTGTCATCCTGATTTTTCTCAAAGAGAAGATCCGGCTTCAGCGCGTGATTAGTGCGCTCAGCGGCCTGCTTAACATTCTGATTGCGGTGCTGCTGGTTACACGTGTCCACTCCGAGGGCATACTGACCCTGCAGATGGGGGGCTGGGCTCCTCCGTATGGCATTGTATTTGTAGGTGATATGTTTGCTGTATTGCTGGTAACGATGGCTTCGATCGTCAGTTTTGCGATTCTGTGCTACTCCTTCAGCAGTATTGGAGAGCAGCGGGAGCGGTTCTATTACTATACGTTCTTTCAGTTTTTGCTGGTCGGGGTATACGGCTCGTTTCTTACGGGGGATATTTTCAACCTGTTTGTCTTTTTTGAGGTCATGCTGATTTCTTCTTATGCGCTCATCTCACTCGGTGGGACCAAGCTTCAGCTAAGAGAAACGTCGAAATACCTGCTTATTAATATCGTATCCTCGACACTGTTCGTAGCTGCGGTAGCTTATCTCTATGCAGCGGTAGGAACGCTCAACATGGCGCACCTGTCCCAGCGTATCGCTGAAGCGGGACAAGGCGGCGTGCTTAATGTGATTGCTGTTTTGTTCTTGATTGTATTCTCCCTGAAGGCAGGACTATTCCTGTTCTTCTGGCTTCCAGGGTCCTACAGTGCACCTCCGGCGGCTGTCAGAGCGTTGTTCGGTGCCCTGCTGACCAAAGTAGGACTCTATGCAATCATCCGCACCTTCACGTTGTTGTTCGTGAACGATCCCGGCTTCACTCATGACTGGATCGCCTGGATGGCTGCTGCTACCATGATCCTGGGCAGCCTGGGGGCAGTGGCTTATAGGGATATCCCGCGGATTCTGAATTATAACGTCATTATCAGCGTTGGATTTGTAGCCTTTGGGCTTGCTGCAGGGACTGCAGATTCAATGAATGGGGCAGTCTTCTATCTGCTGCACGATATGCTGGCCAAGGGACTTATGTTTATTCTGGGCGGGATGATTATATCCGCAGCCGGAACTGACCGGCTAGGCAGTATGGGCGGGATGATCAGAAAGTATCCGCTCCTCGGCTGGATGTTTTTTATTCTGGCGCTCGCCCTGGTGGGGATTCCGCCGCTTAGCGGTTTTGCCGGCAAAATTATGATCCTCCGTGGAGCGTTGTCCGAGGGGATGCTGACGCTGTCCCTCATTGGTCTGGGATCAAGCTTTCTGGTGCTGTTCTCCCTGATGAAGGTGTTCAGGCTGGCCTTCTGGGGAAATGAACCCAAGGAAGAGCAGCCTAAGGTGAGCTTGAAGGTTGCTTCGGCTGTGGCTGCCGGCCTGCTGCTGCTTGTGATTGCAATGGGGATCGGAGCGGAGTATGTGTATACTTATGTATCGCAGGCTGGCGAGGTTCTGGCTTCACCTGCGCTATATATTGAAGCCATAATGAAGGAGTAG
- a CDS encoding Na(+)/H(+) antiporter subunit F1 — protein MIPVMLTVAMIILALAMLACLFRLLKGPTRSDRVAALDTIGIHVLAMITVFSMLLDTQDFIEVILVIGILTFIGTTALARYIERGAVIEDGGNPNDR, from the coding sequence ATGATCCCAGTTATGCTAACCGTGGCCATGATCATTCTGGCTCTGGCGATGCTGGCCTGCCTGTTCCGTCTCCTGAAAGGGCCAACCCGCTCCGACAGGGTTGCCGCACTCGATACGATCGGCATTCATGTACTCGCTATGATAACCGTCTTCAGTATGCTGCTGGATACCCAGGATTTTATAGAAGTCATTCTGGTTATCGGAATTCTGACGTTTATTGGTACTACGGCACTGGCCAGATATATTGAACGGGGAGCCGTTATAGAGGATGGAGGGAACCCCAATGACAGGTGA
- a CDS encoding Na(+)/H(+) antiporter subunit C encodes MELVMAVAVGILFMIGVYLILSKSLLRIVLGTSLLTHGVHLLLLTMAGLKRGAAPVLGKADTYVDPLPQALILTSIVISFGVTAFFFVLAYRSYQTRGTDEMDSIKEDNE; translated from the coding sequence ATGGAACTCGTAATGGCGGTAGCGGTCGGAATTCTTTTCATGATCGGTGTTTACCTGATTCTCTCCAAAAGCCTGCTGCGCATTGTGCTGGGAACCTCCTTGCTGACGCATGGAGTCCATCTGCTGCTGCTCACGATGGCCGGGCTCAAAAGGGGGGCAGCCCCTGTACTAGGCAAGGCGGATACCTATGTTGATCCGCTGCCGCAGGCGCTGATTCTAACCTCCATTGTCATCAGCTTTGGGGTCACAGCCTTCTTTTTCGTACTCGCATACCGGTCTTATCAGACGCGGGGTACTGATGAAATGGACAGCATTAAGGAGGACAACGAATGA
- a CDS encoding Na+/H+ antiporter subunit A, producing MIILLPFLLAALMLLLKQNKRFHLGWIALPLPAALFIYFLTRIPAIRAGEPIVNSITWMPSFGVNISLVLDGLSLLFVLLITGMGALVVLYSIYYLDKLMEGIRQFYIYLLLFMGAMLGVVLSDNLMVLYGFWELTSISSFLLIAFWHRRERSSYGAMKSMLITVFGGLAMLAGFNLLYVMTGTYSIREIIAQAGTLTESGMFIPSMLLILLGAFTKSAQFPFHIWLPDAMEAPTPVSAYLHSATMVKAGIYLVARLTPLYAGQSEWFWLVSVTGLVTLIYGSFKAIRQTDLKALLAYSTISQLGLIMSLLGLGSAAAFFTGTGDAVFYTMATTAALFHLINHAVFKGSLFMVVGIIDHETGTRDLRKLGGLMSLMPVTFSIALIGTFSMAGLPPFSGFLSKEMFFTSVLNIREFDILSSGYWTQLFPVIAWIASVFTFVYSMIFVFKTFRGKLREDKLDKVPHEAPLGLLLSPVILISLAVVFAFFPDLVSATLIEPAMSSIHTGLLAPEEAFEVSIHFWHGWTPEIFMTLGVIAAGTLLFRIYTRLRVLDREAGGTNALSRMYDFSLRLLENGSRRLTDAYMTGSGRHYLLYIFSFFIISSLTVLLRQQGISFGMDQYASLSFYELAVVAAMLLAAFAVPFAKSRVSAILFTGGVGYMVTLLFVLFRAPDLALTQMIIETVSVILFLLCFRYLPKLKKQKEPLRFKLPNLIIAAGAGITMTLIALAAMGTSPFEPISEFFLKESYNRAGGKNVVNVILVDFRGFDTLFEIMVLGIASLAIYGLIHLRMETELPPLEPAKTELLPLRSNDVILQTISKGIVLVILIFSLYLFFAGHNHPGGGFIGALMASAALMLIAIAFGMDQVRKVLPVNYRLLTASGLMLAILTASGSFLFDAPFLSHTFGHFHLPVLGDTELATAVLFDLGVFLAVVGVTMTIILSIGGEKKWNS from the coding sequence ATGATTATCCTGCTTCCGTTTTTGCTTGCTGCGCTAATGCTGCTGCTGAAGCAAAATAAACGGTTTCACTTGGGCTGGATCGCTCTGCCCCTTCCCGCAGCTCTCTTTATTTATTTCCTGACGAGAATTCCAGCCATCCGGGCAGGAGAGCCTATTGTGAACAGTATCACTTGGATGCCGTCCTTTGGGGTAAATATTTCGCTCGTGCTGGATGGGCTCAGCTTGCTCTTTGTCCTGCTGATTACCGGAATGGGTGCCCTGGTTGTTCTATATTCGATTTATTATCTCGATAAGCTCATGGAGGGAATCCGCCAGTTTTATATATACCTGCTCCTGTTCATGGGAGCCATGTTAGGAGTGGTGCTGTCAGATAATCTGATGGTGCTGTACGGGTTCTGGGAACTGACGAGCATATCTTCGTTCCTGCTCATTGCCTTCTGGCACCGCCGGGAAAGATCCTCCTATGGAGCAATGAAGTCCATGCTGATCACGGTGTTCGGCGGTCTGGCGATGCTTGCTGGATTCAATCTGCTATATGTAATGACCGGCACCTATAGTATCCGCGAGATTATTGCACAGGCAGGGACCTTAACAGAAAGTGGAATGTTTATCCCGTCCATGCTGCTTATTCTCCTGGGAGCCTTTACGAAATCCGCCCAATTTCCGTTCCATATCTGGCTGCCTGATGCCATGGAAGCGCCGACTCCGGTCAGTGCGTATCTTCACTCGGCGACCATGGTTAAGGCGGGGATCTATCTGGTAGCGCGGCTCACCCCGCTGTATGCCGGACAATCCGAGTGGTTCTGGCTGGTTTCTGTCACAGGACTGGTAACTCTGATCTATGGGTCGTTCAAAGCCATCCGGCAAACCGATCTCAAGGCCTTACTTGCATACTCCACGATCAGTCAACTCGGCTTGATCATGTCTTTGCTAGGACTCGGGTCGGCGGCAGCCTTCTTTACCGGTACGGGGGATGCGGTTTTCTATACGATGGCTACTACAGCTGCGCTCTTTCATCTCATTAACCATGCTGTATTTAAAGGCAGTCTGTTTATGGTTGTGGGCATCATTGACCATGAGACGGGTACCCGTGATCTGCGCAAGCTTGGAGGGCTTATGTCTCTCATGCCGGTCACCTTCTCTATCGCATTGATCGGGACATTCTCTATGGCCGGATTGCCGCCATTCAGCGGATTCCTTAGTAAAGAAATGTTCTTCACTTCTGTACTCAATATCCGGGAGTTTGACATCCTGAGCTCAGGATACTGGACACAGCTCTTTCCGGTGATTGCCTGGATTGCCAGTGTATTTACCTTTGTATACAGCATGATCTTTGTCTTCAAGACCTTCCGCGGCAAGCTGAGGGAAGACAAACTGGATAAAGTTCCGCATGAAGCTCCACTGGGTCTCTTACTGTCACCCGTGATTCTGATTTCACTTGCAGTAGTGTTCGCTTTCTTCCCTGATCTGGTCTCTGCCACGCTGATTGAACCGGCGATGTCTTCCATTCATACGGGGCTGCTCGCACCGGAAGAAGCCTTTGAGGTTTCTATTCATTTCTGGCATGGATGGACACCAGAAATCTTCATGACCCTCGGTGTTATAGCAGCAGGTACGCTGTTGTTTAGAATCTATACCCGGTTACGTGTTCTAGACCGTGAAGCCGGCGGAACCAATGCACTGAGCCGTATGTATGACTTCTCGTTAAGACTGCTCGAGAATGGTTCAAGACGCTTAACCGATGCTTATATGACTGGTTCGGGTCGCCATTACCTGCTCTATATTTTCAGCTTTTTCATCATTTCCTCACTCACAGTTCTGTTGCGGCAGCAGGGCATTAGCTTTGGTATGGATCAGTATGCCTCATTGTCTTTTTATGAATTGGCTGTTGTAGCAGCCATGCTGCTGGCTGCCTTTGCAGTTCCATTTGCCAAGTCACGTGTGAGCGCGATTCTTTTCACCGGTGGTGTGGGGTATATGGTGACGCTGCTCTTCGTTCTTTTCCGGGCACCGGATCTTGCACTCACACAGATGATTATAGAGACCGTATCGGTCATTCTGTTCCTTCTTTGTTTCCGGTATTTACCGAAGCTGAAGAAGCAGAAGGAGCCTCTGCGCTTTAAGCTGCCCAATCTGATTATTGCGGCTGGAGCTGGTATCACGATGACGTTGATTGCTCTGGCGGCTATGGGTACCAGTCCTTTTGAACCGATTTCCGAGTTTTTCTTGAAGGAAAGCTACAACCGGGCTGGCGGAAAGAATGTGGTCAACGTCATCCTGGTAGATTTCCGCGGGTTTGATACTTTGTTTGAAATCATGGTGCTTGGCATCGCCTCACTGGCCATTTATGGTCTGATTCATCTGAGAATGGAGACGGAATTGCCGCCGCTGGAGCCCGCCAAGACAGAACTATTGCCGCTGCGCAGCAATGATGTGATTCTACAGACGATCTCCAAGGGGATTGTCCTTGTCATTCTGATATTCTCCCTGTATCTGTTCTTTGCCGGGCATAATCATCCCGGGGGAGGTTTTATCGGGGCTTTGATGGCTTCTGCTGCGCTTATGCTCATTGCAATCGCATTTGGAATGGATCAGGTACGTAAGGTGCTCCCTGTGAATTACCGGCTGCTTACAGCTTCCGGGCTCATGCTGGCTATTCTGACAGCGTCAGGTTCATTCTTGTTTGACGCTCCTTTTCTAAGTCACACGTTCGGCCACTTCCATCTGCCTGTACTTGGGGATACGGAGCTGGCGACTGCTGTCCTGTTTGACCTTGGTGTATTCCTGGCCGTAGTCGGCGTGACGATGACCATCATTTTATCGATCGGAGGGGAGAAGAAATGGAACTCGTAA